The following nucleotide sequence is from Salvia miltiorrhiza cultivar Shanhuang (shh) chromosome 7, IMPLAD_Smil_shh, whole genome shotgun sequence.
GCAATTCACGTGCAAATTAAATATGTTGTAGCTAAGCAAATTAGCATaacttttccaaaaaaaaataatattctaaTAATTAACGGGAAACAAGGGAAATGATTTGCAATAGCAGAAAAAGATTATGTTAATTATTATGGGGTACCTGAAATAACATTTCTATTATTAATTACAAAATGATCAAATAGATGTATTTTATGTAATACTCTTTCTCCCATTCATTATGTCTAGGTAGTGATGAACAccgagattaagaataaagagtAGAAATAGTAAATGGGTAGGTGGCACCACTTTTGAGGAGTTTTGAAGGATTAGTTCATTCATTATTTGGATTTATTGGGCTTAATAACAACCATAAAAATGAACCTCAATTAATTCTCACGGTTCATTCAAAAGAAATATGTTTATTATACGTACacacagggacggagccagggggggctagggggggctagagccccctcccaaattttgagttttttttttttttaaatatatagatatatgtttatacctattataaaataattttgttttataaaagagtatttggttattatatactctcatatatacttaatttaaggataattctgttatttaaaactatataatctatgaaatattgtttgttattatcactattatacttgtcttttaataaaaaaatgcctaatatgtatgaaatgctaaaaaaaatataatgtattgaaactaattcgtaatatatagaaaatatatgatctatgaacatgttgtttgttattattattattatgctttccttttaataaaaaatgtcttaaatatacggaatgtccaaaaaaagttttgtgatatattgaaactatataatctatgaaaatattgttcattattattagtattatgctgcGTACACATGTATATTTATCTTTGCAAAGCAATTTATTAAGGCCcgatataaaaaatttaattcttttaaaatttgattttaactAGGGATGCAACTACGTACATACACCCAAGTTCAAAATATAAATCAAGCAtgataatttaatattttcaaatcACCAAAAATAAACAATTTAATACAAATAAAAAGCGCGGCGTTACAACCATCGTCCACGGAAAAGAGTTCTacttatcttttttattttgtacaAGAAAAAAAGtctcatttaattttttgaatcaccacatcatacattttcttctacatttacttttattatattctttaactaataatgtaattttataatactttttttttataacactACACAACAAATTGTACATTTATTCTACTtataacaattttattaaaacccgtatTCACCCTCAAATGACACTCTATTTCATGTAGGGAGGAGGAGGaagtatatatttatagataacATATATGCGCATGCATTATTGCATTATTTTTCTTGCTAAATGAAATCGACAAGAAACTGAATCTCGTTTTGATTTTTCAATGGTGACTCAGACGATCCTTTAATCGGTCAATCAATTGGTAGCACTAGATCAATTGAGGGCCCCAACATATATTCTCATCATACTTTTGTATGTATCTAGCTGCTTCCAATCACATAATTATTCAAATATGTGATGATTACTTTTAGGAGGTTTAGATAAGGTGCGTGAAGCTCGTGGTCTTGAATGGCAGAACACCTAGTATTTAAGCTGGCTaatttcatcaatatatacaaaCTTGTATTACTTCTGTATATTTTGTAATCAAAAGAGAGAAGATGATATCCATGGAAGCTAAAAGTCTTATTATGAGTGCTCTTTTGCTGAGCCTTGTTTTGGGACAAATTCAAGTTGAGGCAGCAACGAGTTGTTGCCCAAACGTCACTGCCAGAAATGCCTATAATGTCTGTCGCCTTGTGCAAACTACAGTGGATGCAAACTTATTAATGGGGGTACATGTCCCACTGGTTGGACTAACGATATTCTCGAAAACACTGGTAAAATAAATCGACTCATCTTGCACCGCTAATTGTTTAGCTTAGAAGATTTCATTTTGATGTGTGATTTAATTGATGCAGTCGATGAATTCTGCAAGTTGGGGTGTGCATCCTCCGTTTGCGCTGCCATAAccactctccaaaattctggtaaaattaattacttttatttcGTTTAGTTTTTTGTGGATTCTTCTAATTACTTAtggatttcttttcttttgggtGGGTAGATGCAAGTGAAGTTGTGAATGGAGCAGCTGAAAAATGTAGCCAGGCATGTTCTGCTTTCTGCACCAAGGCTTCTGTTAGTGCAGCTTAATTAAACAAGCATGCATGCATGTATATCCACATCGATACCATGTAAAAAGATGATCGAAGGGGTATACATCGCTTTTCTGGCTTTCAATAATTCTCATGTAGTCTGTTGTGCGAAGTTTCTTCGTGTTTGTTTGTGTACGTCTGTCTGTGTCGTAGAAGCCTATATCCTTCTACTTGTCGGTAATTAGTCTCAAGAATGGCACCACTGCGACCTACTACTTCAAGGTGCTCGTTTTGAAATGTTGAATATTTTCTAGTTAATTTGTTGACAAACAAGTTATCGAAATTTagacataaacaaaattaaatttaccaacaatatatactactccctccgtccgccaaaagtattcgacaattactatatttggcgtccgcaaaaagtattccactctcctttttaagtcatggtaccacacatctcataaagtggtgggatcctttctccactacatcaacatcatctccaattttattaaactccatgcccagccaaagtggaatacttttggttgacggagagagtattaagtAACATGGTTACTTgcaaaaaaacaatttataaaccATAAGTAACATAGTTGCGAgcacaaaataattaaagtgactGATACACCCTCCACCCCAGCTCTTAGTAATCTTTTTAGAGTGGCACAGGTAACAAAGTGGTTGGATGTGTCGTGAGTGGAACAAGGGTCTCACCTACTtctactaaaaataaaaattgaaaccGAAATATGGCACGGTCAAAAAAGGAACTAAGGAACTAGGATACTAAAAGGTGGGACGAGTGGAGTATATAACATCCAATTCTAGATATTTAATGTAGACAAGCTCTTCTTAAACTTCTTCCTCTTGTTCATATATGTCTGTCTTGTTGATCAGTTTCGAACGCTCATGTACAAGATTATATCTCTTCAATATGTTTGTAAGGAAATGTATCTTCAAAGAACGATGGATTTCTTGActcattattaattatattctaTACTAGATTCGTGCACAATAAGAAATGTATATGcattactatttttattagcATATATATAGGCATCTAATGACTGTATGCGTCACACACACCAAAAGAACAAAATGAAACAAGAAGATTTGTGGCTATTAGGAATAAGTGAGAGAATTTGGTTGGACGAAATCGAATTCATCGAAAAGAAGTAGGGAAAATCTGCCGCAAACATCTGTACCGATTGTGTGtttcatttttcaaaatttctttgttagttttatttttattttttagttttctggaatttttcattttattctgACCGTTATGGTCCGTTAATCTTTATTGCTATTAGTATGATCGAGCTGGATAGTCGATTCTAAGTTTATTGCATGTTTCTTTTTCCACACCAAGaatatatattactccattcgtccatgaaatgagtacccatttgtggacacCATGGATTTTAAGAAGTGTGAGAcaatgtattttacactgttacacactttttcgtaattacacacttttacgttaTTACACAATTTTGCTAAAAATTGTGTACCTGcattaagggtataattgtatatTTACGTTAAAAAATGctagtttttccatatttttatttgggtggacattttttccttttcttgtaCGAGAAGGGTTAATTAAGCCCATTTTAAGAAATAGGGTATTGAATGTGGTgttagtggaataagggtctcatCTTTTGATATTCCTAATTAATTAAGAGCTATGTGAGGTTATATACTTGCTAAAAAGGGAAATGAATACTTCTTTTATACACGGACTAAAAAGGATATATAGGTACTCATTTtgtggatgaagggagtattataaaataattaattgaaaatttattggACAATTAATGCTAAcgaaataaaaaagaagaaatccAAAGTTATAAATATTTAGAAAGAAAAACAGAAggataggagagagaaagaaaggtaACCTCCACAAACTGACCGATGCACCCCATCGATGGCAGTTGGATTGAACATTTTATCGAACAGCTTATGCTCAGCCTCTCCCTTGGCAGTTGGATCGAACATTTTATCGAACACCTCTTGCTCAACCTCGTCGTGTTCGCTCAGCTTACAAAACAAAAGGTTTGAACTTTGTAACTAACAATCTTGGATGATGAATGATTCTAATAACCAGCTGCCACTCTAACTTCAAAGTTGGGACTTGCCAACCTCTGCAGTCTTTCATTTCTGTTCTGAAGTAGAACTCGAACATGAAGCTCAAGTTGGTCTCCATATAAATCCTCTTGTTCTTCTACTATCTTTTTCGCTGACACTACCGCTGATTCACTGCAATATTTCAAACGAATTGATTTCGGCGTTGGTATCTCTCCAACTTCTGAAGGGATCTCctccaattcttccaaatctcAAAGACGAAGCTCCTGGAGAAGTGGATGTTGggaaattagacgcaactaattccgcccgggatcaagtgtgactcaatattgtggatatcgaccgatatgaaacgagaagaaaaaatgacaccgatatttttaacgtggttcggccaaactgcctacgtccacggacccacaccaatatattagagaatctcaaaaggaggagtacaacaaaaataccacactgtattttgtatatgcctacgcagaggctatctctcaactcacttttatcactcgtgtataacttccacactgaagttttctctcacaagaattttctctctctctatctctttctctatctctctctagctGAAAGTTAGATTGTTGTTTTGGTGTGTCTTTGGGATGTTGCTGCGAGGATCATTTATAGGCAAatggtggaggtggtaggtggcaaatGATGGTAGGTGGCAAatggtggaggtggtaggtggctaCCTACCTCTATTTttctaacaatctcccacttgaagactgatttcaatctgtcttcacacctcgatcaacgcagcagcctttctgtctttgtcattctagcaaaccaattgaagctgagcacaacttcaatttatcaatggttactgcctTTGTAAGCATGTCGGCTGGATTTTGAGCTCCTTGGATCTTTTCAAGTATTAACACCTCATCCTCCAACAGAGATCTGATGAAATGATAACGAAGTCCAATATGCTTCGTTCTAGAATGAAATGCTGAATTCTTTGCCAGATGTATCGCACTCTGACTATCGCTGTGCAAGACATTCTTCGTCTGATCAAAACCCAATTCTGCCAACAACCCTTGTAACCAGATCATTTCTTTGCTAGCCTCGGTGATTGCCACGTACTCTGCTTCTGTAGTGGATAAAGCAACAATCTTTTGTATCTGCGAGATCCAACTAACAGCAGTCGTGCCAACAGTAAAGACATAACCGGTAGTGCTTCTCCTGCGATCTACCTCACCGgcaaaatctgcatctacaaaaccttgtagtgctacatcacctcgtcgaaagcataagcatctatcagtagatccacgtagatatctcaatatccactttactgcttcccaatgctgctttcctggatttgccataaatctgctcacaactcccactgcatgagcgatatctggtctagtacagaccatggcatacatcagacttccaatggctgaggcgtaaggaattttagccatgaagtctctttcctccttagtctttggagagtgctctttggataggcggaaatggttagctaatgctgagctaaccggcttagcactgctcatgttgaatctttgcaagattCGATTGACGTAGTTGGCCTGAGACAACTGCAAAACATctttttgcttgtctctgtaaattctcatcccaagaatttgctttgcttctcctaagtccttcatctcgAACTCCGCTGAAAGCTGCCTTTTCAACTTCTTGATTTCGTTCAAGTCTGAGCCGGCTACtaacatgtcatcaacataaagtagCAAGATGATATAGCTGGACTCGAACCTCTTGAAGTAACAACAATGGTCAGCATTGCACTTCATGTAGCCATTTTTCTGCATGAATCCATCAAACTTCTTGTACCATTGctttggagcttgcttcaagccatacaggctctttttcaacttgcacacCAGCTTCTCCTTTCCTTTGACAGAGAATCCATCTGGTTGTTGCATGTATATTTCCTCCTCTAAGTCACCATTGAGGAAAGCAGTTTTCACATCTAACTGCTCTAGATGCAAGTCCTCCGTTGCGACAATACTCAGGACCGATCGGATTGTTGTCAACTTTACAACCGGAGCAAAGATATCTGTGTAGTCAATTCCTTCTTTCTGTTGGAAACCTTTGACTACCAATCTTGCCTTATATCGCTTTGAACCATCATGCTCTTCTTTGATTCTGTACACCCATttgttgtgtagagctttctttcctttgggcaactcaactagttcccacgtcatattagagataagagattttatctcttctttcattgcaagctcCCACTTGACAGAATCTCCGACTTGACATGCTTCTTCATAGAATTCAGGTTCACCAGCATCGGTCAGTAACATCTGATTCATGTACTTCCTGTTTGGAACATGAGGTCGAGATGACCTCCTGGGTATTGGAGTTGGAGCTGGAACTGGAGACTGTGGTGGATCAGCCTCAGAGTTGGGCTCCTCCGTCTGCAAACCTTCAtctgtttgctttgatgtactgCACTCTGCAGTATCATCTGGATCAACGTATGTTGGATCGTCACTTGTTGTGTCGGtggactgcactgcattcctgtccttgtacatcacattttcattgaatatgacattcctgcttcgaatgaccttcctgtttttgtcatcccaaaaacggtacccgaactcatctccaccatatccaatgaaagtacattttagtgatttggagtcgagcttactcctggcattatcactaatgtgtacatacgcgacacaaccaaatactttcaagtgagaaagtttaatttctttgccgctccaaacttcctcaggtattctgtactccaatggtacagatggcccatggttaacgagatatgccgctgtgttgacagcttctgcccaaaattgtgttggcagtcctgcatgtatcctcatgctcctagctctttctgtcaacgtccggttcatgcgttctgcaactccattttgttgtggtgtcCCTGGCAACGTCCTTTCTAACTTGATGCCATCCtggtaacaaaatttcttgaacgccatatcttcgtattctccaccattatcggatctcaacttctttatccgtaagccagtttcattttccaccatggccttccacttcttgaacgcctcgaacacctctgacttgtgtctcaagaagtaaacccacacctttctcgagtggtcatcgatgaaagtcacaaagtaagactttccgccattggatgaaactgctgctgggccccaaacatctgtgtggacTAACTCAAGCTTTACTTGCTTCGGAGTTCTACCACTGGTATtgaaactcaccctcttctgcttcccgtagatacaactttcgcaaaagtctatatcaacagactgaagctctagtagtttccctttcgaatgcatatacttgagCCCTTTCTGGCTCATGTGCCCAAGTCTTTGGTGCCACAAATTTGCATTCTTCTTGCTATCAGCAACTGCAATTGTCACACACGCATTCATCGTTGTGTATAGGCTTCCAGTATCCTTGCCTAGTGATTTGGATCCTGGAGCTCTGCCTGCCATTCCTTGACTTGCTCCGTCCACGCCCTTGACTTCTGTTTGAGTTTCTGCCTCTGCTTTCTGCATTTAAAGCGGCACCTGAAGTGGAGACTACATCTGACTGCCTCCGGATCTCCTCGGTTAAGATCATGCTCACGACATCATCGAACTTCATTTTGGACTTACCGGCAGAGCTGCTAATGGCCGTGACTGTGCCATTCCAGCTCTCAGGTAACTGCCCAAGAATTAACAAAGCCCGGACCTCATCATCGAATTCGATGTCCACCGTGGTAAGTTGGTCTGTCACTTCGTTGAACTCGTTCAAATGTTCTCCAAATCTTCCGCTCTCCGTCATTTTCATATTGAACAATTTCTTGATCAAATGAACTTTATTTACTGCAGATGGCTGCTCGTACATGCTGGATAAAGCTTTCATGAGAGACGCTGTTGTCTTCTCATGCTTTATGTTGAAGGCGACTGACTTTGATAAGGTCAGTCTGATTGCGCCGAGTGCTTTTCGATCAAGCACCTCCCACTCGTCGTCCTTCATATCCACTGGCTTTTCCTTCAAGGGCTTATACAGGTCCTTCTGGTACAAGTAATcctccatttgcattttccaaaatccaaaattcacaccattgaatttctccattttggaaattttatcgtctgtcgacattgctcccactcgatcAAAAAACCacgataattttctcaaaaaattcgtttctgatgtggaggttcagtttacactgcaaccacagagcatactaagaattttaaaagaataattaccgttgcgcaagaaaaaaaaattttcgccaccaacgtggctctgataccagttgttgggaaattagacgcaactaattccgcccgggatcaagtgtgactcaatattgtggatatcgaccgatatgaaacgagaagaaaaaatgacaccgatatttttaacgtggttcggccaaactgcctacgtccacggacccacaccaatatattagagaatctcaaaaggaggagtacaacaaaaataccacactttattttgtatatgcctacgcagaggctatctctcaactcacttttatcactcgtgtataacttccacactgaagttttctctcacaagaattttctctctctctctctctttctctatctctctctagctGAAAGTTAGATTGTTGTTTTGGTGTGTCTTTGGGATGTTGCTGCGAGGATCATTTATAGGCAAatggtggaggtggtaggtggcaaatGATGGTAGGTGGCAAatggtggaggtggtaggtggctaCCTACCTCTATTTTTCTAACAGTGGAAAGTGGGAGCTCTCTGCCATCGTCCAATTTTTTAGACCACTACTCCAGTCCAATTGTAGTAGCTTGAGGCTCTAGAATTGGCCCTCAATAGTGTCCCACTTGCCTATTTTGAAGGTACCATATTGTAATACCGACTTCTGAAGAAGGGCAACCACCCTATCTTTTCCAATATCTCTACCAATTCCAGATGAAAACAGTAAATGAATGTTaacttcaacttcttgagggaGTGTGGGAAACTAATCCTCTGCAAATACTCATCGTATTCAAAATAGATGTGGCAATACAAGTTTTCCAATTTACTCAGACACTGAAGATAGCTCAAACATTTTGCTCTCTGTTTCAATTTACTCAAACTACTCTTGATGAGACAACCCTCCATATCTTCCAATTGGTAAATTAGATGCAATTTCTTGACATTGGGAATTCTTTGAACCACCTCCTCATTCAAATACAAATTCTTTGCTCCTCTGAGTGTTTGTAGATTCTCCATGATAACCATCTTGCACTCGGAGGATCTGGGAGAATCAATCCTGCATCTACAAACTCGAGATCAGGCCAACGACAATCTCCACATCTATTCATATCCCAAGACGTATCGAGTGACTGATAAACTATTAACGTATATAGATTCCAAATCAAATTGATCGAAGATGGGAATTTGGACTTCCAATGAAGTCTAACAGCAATGTGCCGTGAGTTCACCAATTGAAAAACATCGCCTAGGAAATGAATACCACCTTCGATAGTCTTATCTCGTCGATGTG
It contains:
- the LOC130994965 gene encoding LOW QUALITY PROTEIN: probable thionin-2.4 (The sequence of the model RefSeq protein was modified relative to this genomic sequence to represent the inferred CDS: inserted 1 base in 1 codon); this encodes MISMEAKSLIMSALLLSLVLGQIQVEAATSCCPNVTARNAYNVCRXCANYSGCKLINGGTCPTGWTNDILENTVDEFCKLGCASSVCAAITTLQNSDASEVVNGAAEKCSQACSAFCTKASVSAA